The proteins below come from a single Eubacterium limosum genomic window:
- a CDS encoding P-II family nitrogen regulator — translation MEDRNKIKTELIVVIVEKDMSGEVIDAAKQGGADGATVMYGRGSGIHENARFFGITIEPEKEIVLILVDASIRNAVLCSIQRKIEIDKPGMGIAFVLDVSKVIGSPHLNLMSDIAD, via the coding sequence ATGGAAGACAGAAATAAAATTAAGACCGAACTGATTGTGGTGATTGTGGAAAAGGATATGTCCGGCGAGGTCATTGACGCTGCTAAACAGGGCGGCGCTGACGGAGCGACTGTCATGTACGGCCGCGGGTCTGGCATCCATGAGAACGCGCGGTTTTTCGGCATCACCATTGAACCGGAAAAGGAGATTGTTCTGATTCTGGTGGATGCGTCCATAAGGAACGCGGTACTCTGCTCGATCCAGCGGAAAATCGAAATCGACAAGCCGGGTATGGGCATCGCCTTTGTGCTGGATGTATCCAAGGTGATCGGCAGCCCGCATCTTAACCTGATGTCGGACATCGCAGATTAA